TGCAGCGGTTGCGGGCCTGGAGCTACCGCCGCCAGCTCCTGGACCGGCCCGCCGCCGGGCCCGCCGAGGCGCTGCGCGGCGTCGTAGCCGTGTACAGCAGCCACCCGTCGGCGCCGCTCACGCTGCTGGCCCGCAGCCGCTCGTTCGACGGTGATTGGCTGGGCGAGGCGGAGCGGCGGCGCGAGGTGGTGCGGCTCTCCGCCATGCGCGGCTCCATCCACCTGCTCCCGGCCGACACGGCGCCGCGCATCTTCGCCGCCACGCGGATGCCGGTGCAGAAGCTCGCGGGGAGCCTGCGCTATGCGGGGCTGGACTGGGACGAGTACGCGCGGCTGAAGGAGCGCATGCGCGAGCTGCTGCGCGAGCCGATGACCCCGGCCGAGGCGCAGCAGGCGTTCGGGATGGGCTCCAGCCTGCTGACGGCGCTGCGCCTCATGGCGTACGAGGGGCTGGTGCTGCGCCTGGGCTCCACCCTGCGCACCGACGTGCTTCGCTACGTCTCCGCCGAGGCGTGGCTGGGCCGCCCGCTGGAAGAGCCGGACCCGCTGCAGTCGCTCGAGTGGCTGGCGGGGGAGTACCTGCGCGCCTTCGGGCCGGCGCGGGTGAAGGACTTCGCCTGGTGGTGCGGGACCACGCAGAAGCGCGCGGCGGAGGCGCTGGCGGGCGTGGAGACGGTGGACGTCGGCGGCGGGCTGCTGCTCCCGGCGGACGACGAGGCGGCCTTCGTTGTCGCGGAGCCGCTCGACCCCGAAGCGGTCGCCGTCGTCCCCAAGTGGGACATGTACACGATGGGGTACGCGCCCGACGGCCGGCGGCGCTTCGTGGACGACGCGCACCTGGGGTTCGCCTACAGCAAGGCGAAGACGGGAGGCGCCGGGGCCACGTCGGGAGACGGCAACCCGCTGGTCCTGCGGGGCGGCCGCGCCGTCGCCGCCTGGTCGCACCGGTTCGCCGGCGACCGGATGCTGGTCACCGTCACGCCGTTCGAGCCCGACCTCCTGCCTCAGGGCTGCGACCGCCTCTTCGACGAGATCGGCAATCTCCTCGGCGCCGCCGCGATCGAGGTCGGCGCGGCGGCATCGCCCGCCTGACCGGCCGGGACCGGCAATCCGTTCCGGAATCCCCGCCGTATCGTATCCGTTCAGCGCGCGGAGGACCGCTCGCGCTCGTCGCCTACCTTCATCCGCGAACCAGCCCCATGCGCAATCCCTGGATCGGTCCACTCGCCCTGGCGCTCGCCGCCACCGGGTGCAGCGAGAAGAAGCCCGCGCCGGGCGCGGACGCCGGCGCGGCGGGCACCCGCGCGGCCGCGTCCGCGTCCGCCGCCGCCGAGGCGTACCTGCCCGTGCCGGGCGGGCGGATCTGGTACCGGAAGAGCGGGAGCGGCGGCGGGACGCCGGTGATCCTGCTCCACGGCGGACCGGGGCTCAACAGCTACTACCTCAAGCCGCTCGAAGCGCTCGGGGACGACCGCCCGGTGATCCGCTACGATCAGCTCGGCAGCGGCAAGTCGGACACGATCAGCGACACGACGGCGTTCACGATCGCGCACTTCGTGAACGAGCTCGATTCGCTGCGCGCGAGCCTCGGCTACGACCGGGTCCACCTCCTCGGGCACTCCTGGGGGACGATCCTCGCCTGGGAGTACTACCGCGCCCACCCGGAGCACGTGGCCAGCCTGGTGCTGGGCAGCCCGGCGCTCGACATCCCGGCGTGGGAGCGGAACGCGCGCAGG
Above is a genomic segment from Longimicrobium sp. containing:
- a CDS encoding proline iminopeptidase-family hydrolase; this encodes MRNPWIGPLALALAATGCSEKKPAPGADAGAAGTRAAASASAAAEAYLPVPGGRIWYRKSGSGGGTPVILLHGGPGLNSYYLKPLEALGDDRPVIRYDQLGSGKSDTISDTTAFTIAHFVNELDSLRASLGYDRVHLLGHSWGTILAWEYYRAHPEHVASLVLGSPALDIPAWERNARRLVGTLSDSAQRAIRVREAEGKFDAPDYQSAMNEFYGKYVFRRPVQADLDSSFASFNQGIYNYMQGPSEFTITGTLKTYNAVPQLATARVPVLFTVGEFDEADPETVRRQAALTPGARVEVIPGAAHITTWDNPEAMLRAVRGFLRAADSAGAR
- a CDS encoding winged helix DNA-binding domain-containing protein, whose amino-acid sequence is MSESPELLQRLRAWSYRRQLLDRPAAGPAEALRGVVAVYSSHPSAPLTLLARSRSFDGDWLGEAERRREVVRLSAMRGSIHLLPADTAPRIFAATRMPVQKLAGSLRYAGLDWDEYARLKERMRELLREPMTPAEAQQAFGMGSSLLTALRLMAYEGLVLRLGSTLRTDVLRYVSAEAWLGRPLEEPDPLQSLEWLAGEYLRAFGPARVKDFAWWCGTTQKRAAEALAGVETVDVGGGLLLPADDEAAFVVAEPLDPEAVAVVPKWDMYTMGYAPDGRRRFVDDAHLGFAYSKAKTGGAGATSGDGNPLVLRGGRAVAAWSHRFAGDRMLVTVTPFEPDLLPQGCDRLFDEIGNLLGAAAIEVGAAASPA